The genome window aaacaagttctccaaaaccaaaggtttcagagtcaggaaaacaatcatcttctaccacgctggtaaagatgaatgttcctttggattactatgagaaacttgaaaaacaaatGCTCAACTCTGAGaagaaagatgttcaaaagaaagaccaatcatctggtcaacctcagaaagatgattttttcttatacaaagaggttgGGGTTGGTTCTGAAGAGAGCTTaaaaatgaatgacaaaaattttccaccattgatcaCCAAAAGAACTATCATTGATTTCCAGCTACCTGggtcaaaagaggcttgggtggcatcaaaatctaactaagtgtttttgacatgtgcaggagcttccaagatccgtttcgcAATGGATTATGAATAGTGGAGCTTCTCCGCACATGACAGGGAAGAAAACCCTGCTGTACAATGTTAGAGGGTTTAATGGAGGATATGTGGGTTTTGCAGGAAATCAAGGCAGTcgaatagttggtgaaggaactctATCTAATGGTATTGTCACGTTTGAAAGAGTGAACTACATCGCCGAGCTGGAGAATAATTTGCTGAgtatttctcaaatctgtgatagaAATATATAACTGTTGGTCCCTCGGATGCGATCTTCTTGTTCGtaaacgtagttgaatcgtaaagtgatcaatgcgcggaattcatgtaatcacatagaAGATATACAAAGACAACATTCTACTTTGAATCACCGTCTGATATTCTATTGAATGATGTGAAAATGTACAGGAGCCAGAAAGAACTCAGACATGCAAAAGGTAGGTAGTAAGTGAAAGTGTCAAAAAGGTTCTAAATAAACTGACCTaccagctatttataggcaaggacagaataagagagtgctggccgatcggctgggctagccgatcggctgacaatgctaaccaatcgagtagcctgctcgatcggccgggctgtccgatcggctgggctagccgatcggctggcagcaTAAGCACTTAACAAAACTTCACCGTATCCTGTCCTgctttacatacaaacatacaaaacatacacacaactatacaaaatatgactacatgttgacggaagctacagacgttattgcactaacagactccccctcggatgtagctgtagttccttccaaCATAGTCTTTATTTCCTCCTGTTGCGTCTCCTCTCTTTAGCCTTTTGTCTCCTCTGTTCAGCTCGTTCCTCTAACATTCTTTTTCTTTTATGCCTACCCTCATTTATCCACCATGTTCGGTATTCTGGGTCGCCATCACGCTTTCGATCCCACTTTGGAATTTTGTTCTCTTCAGATTCGATAGGCGTTTGATCAGTAGGCGGCACATACCCAAGGTTTCTTCTTCCCCTCTCTGCAGCTTTTTTAGCTATCTCTTTCTGTCTTTGACTTCGCTTGTACGCCTTTAGAAATTCATCAACTTCAAGATCTCTCCATTTTGTCTTCCAGTTTTTCCCTGAATTTATTTCTTTTGCGAAGCAAACATCTATCACTCCTTGATACTGCATAGCTATCTCTTTGTCTTTCTTATCATAGATTATCTTGTTGACAAACAGACAATCTATATCTTTTTTCGAACAATTGACCAGCCACATAGGATCCAAGATACTTATTCTTCGACCTTCTCCAGTGGTCTTGTCATACAAAGAAATAACTGCTTCAGCTGTAGAGGGATTGTATAGCCAAGCTTGAAATAGATCGTAGAAATCTTGTTCAATGGCTCTGAGTGGCATATTCTTCAAACATCTTGGAGGCTTCACATCCAACGTAATGTCTTTTTCTCTACTCTCCAAGTATTTAACAATCTGCTTCGGATATTGTGGTTTCCAATCTGGATAATTATTCTTTGCTTGCCATTTGATGTAATTCCATAAATCCTGATCACGTTCTCGAACTTCTGGACCGTAGTAGTATTGCTTAATATTCTTTGTAACCACCAACTCATCTACGTCCCACCAGGGTAAAGTAGCTATATCAGCTAAAAATTCAAAGTACTGTACACCCTGCTCCCTTCTGATTGCATAAACTTTCAAATCTTCCAAATATCCCCAAGATAGAATATCTCCCCAAGAAAGATCTTTGTTATGAGTGAAGTATTGAAGAGCCCTGAGAGTCTTTCTTTCTTTTGGCATATTCTTGAACCACCTTTTTCTTTCTTCTGCTGTTATCTCTCTAGGAACCGGTTCAGGAATATCTGCTGTAGCAACcctttcttcaatctttcttctcaACTCATCTTCATTCTTTTCTTGAAACAACTATGTGAAAGTAGGGAATGCAACATCTTCCCCTTCATAATGAAAATCAACTCTATCTTCCTCTGAATCCGACGCACTTTCAACAATCACGTCATCATAATGATCAGCTTCATGAGGGTATCTAGGCTCGAAATCTTTTGCAGGTGAGTGAGGAATTTCCTCTTCAATATCGAATTTAAATTTTCCATCTTCCAAACCCAATTCCTCTAACATTTCAGCCCGCGTTCTTTTAACCTCTACCTCTCCTTGTTGTTTACCAGATAAGTAAATGACAGTAGGGTTAGAAAGAAGTACCTGATCAacagattgttttccagacgatgATGCCTCAAAATCAACTTCATCCTCCTGCTCATTTATTTCATTATTCATCAGCTCATCCACTCTTTCTTGAACATTTGGTTCACTGATTAATAAACCTGAAGCACCTTGATCATTGTTGTCATCGCCTTTGTCATCTTTATCAGACTTATCATCAGCTTTATTATCTTTATCATCagaatcttcttcttcttcttcttcatcatctccgAACAACTCTTTATCAGAATCTTCATCCACAATCTCACCACGAGCtattcttccttttctttttcgaTCAAGAAACTTTAACAACTTTGCCACTTCTTTTGAATTTTATGGCACAGGGTAAGCATTGCCAACTAACACAAATTTGTCAGTTGTATACTCCAGCAAAAGTACTTCCCTtgctcttcttcttctttgaataaTTGCAACTCTTCGTAGAACATTTTCAACAATAATAGGCTCAATAGGCTCACCAACAATCAAGTATTCTGGTTCATGAGgctcttcagcttcagcttcaaccatcTCTTGATCATCTTCAACAACTTCTTGTTCTTGAACCTCAACCACTTCAATTATTTCAATATCAGGTTGTGAAGAAGAACCTCCAACATTTGGTTGACTCGAAGATGCATCAACTATCTCAACCTCTTCAACTATTCCTTTGTTCTTTAGGTTTGCTTCTTCAGCCATTTGACGTTCACGTTCCAATCTCCTTTCATTAGCTCTCATCACATCAATTTCATCAAACGCAGCATGAATGTTCATCTTCAAATGACTTTCAACCACATCAACCAGCATCTGAAGTTGTTGATCTTTCATTACTTTATCAGCTTTCATAGCTTCCATCTCCAACTTCATGACCTTCATCTCATTCGACGAAGCTTCACTCATCTCATTGAGAAGCTGATTTAATGTTTGATTTACATTCTCCAGATCCTTTATCTTggcattcaaagaagatatctctTGAGTTAATGAATCAAACACTTTAGAATTTCCCTCGACATCATCCTTCATTTGGTTCATTCTTTTCTCCTTTTCAACCAATCTGCAACTACTTTATTGTGAGCTTCCATCAAATCATTTAtttgacttttcagcatatcACGTTCTTCCTCAGCTTTTGCTTTCTCTTTCTCCAGTTCTTTAACTTTCTTAATCAATTCTTTAACCGCCTGATCATTGAACATATCACTTTTACCTGGAAGATCTTCTAAGAAAATACAAGTAACCGAACCAATATTGTCAAAGTCAAAATTAAAATCTTCTACTTTCTGATGTGATGACTGAGGAATATCTTGTTGAACAGGTTTTAGACTAGCAGCTCTGAATCCAGTGATCTCTACATAATCATCATCACCTGTCTTCTTTTCTGTTCCCACAACTGGAACTTCTTTTGCTTTCACCTCCGGTTCTTTTGGAACATCAACACTTGGTGATTTTTCTTTCTGAACATGTTGAGCTGCCTTTCCTTCTTTATCTTTTTGTGACTCAGGTCCTAATTTCTTTTATCTGACATTTCTGGGAATTACACCAACTGGAGCTGCCTTTCGtttctttctttgtttctttGACTTTTCGGGATCATAAGGAGAATCTTCTTCATCTGAACCCTTTTGTTTCTTTGACGGTCTTTTCTTCAACTGAACTTTTCCTTTACCAACAGTTTCAGGAAtcaattcagattcagattgagtAGCTTCAGAATCTCCATCACTTGAACTCCTTAAAGCTTCTGTTTCTGGTTGAACTCTTGTAACCTTTTCAGCATGAACACTTGTTCCTTGAGCTTGTTGTGCTGCAATCTCCTCATTCTTTTTCAAATAGCTTTCCAAGGATTGCTTTAATAAATCAGCACCTTGTTCAATCACCACTGATGGCTCTAGAACTGTCTCATCAATTAACTTCTGTTGTGGCTCTCTAGAAGACCCTACAAGACAAACATAGACAATAAGATTAGTAACATTTAAATCATATGTGATCTAACTGTCTTAATgctccccctttcactatacccttttCTCCTTCTTTAGGAATAACAACCGCAGGGGATGACTTAGGTGTCCTTTTCCTTTTTCCATTTCTAACATGCCACCACCTAGTCTTTTTCTCAACCATCTCATTCATCTTTGAGTCTTCATTGTCTGAGTTGCTGTCGTCATGCCTCCATTTATCGTTTTCAGGAGCAACATATGCTTTATCTTTTATTCTGCAAATCATCTGCTTGGTTTTCTCATCCTTATCTTTTGTAATTCTTCCTATTGTTGTCTTATTTACAACACTCATCTCCATCACATCTTCACAATCCTTCGGAAGatctttgattttgtcatttagTAACATCATGATGAATCTAGGATACATGATGTAGTTATCTGCTCCAGCTTCGCAATTCTCCTTCATGTATTCAAAGATCACTTGTGAAATGTTGTACCTTCTGTTTAGCACCAAGCTTGTTATCATATTCATGATGTAATCAGCAACCTCATCATATGCTCCCTTTCTATGTCCCATTGAATGTATCATACAATGCATTAAGTACCGATATGCTTTGGAGAAACTTCTTTTTTACATCTTTCCATTTATGAACCCTGTGAATCCCATTCTACACCACAAACCTTTTACAAGACGTTCAGACATGATTGTTGGATCATTATCAGAATCTTGTAAGTCTAGAACTCTCCTTGCATCTCCTACATCAAACTTAAACTTCACATCTACATCCTTTCCAGCTTGATCCTTCTTTCTCAATACTGCATGTATCATCTTCTCTGAATCTTCATATCTAGCAGTGTTCCAGAATGTTCTAACATGTGATTCATAAATCACAGTTTTATCAGACATAGCTTTAGCTATTCTGCTCTCTCTCAAAAACTTTGCGATCTTTTCTACCACAGTACCAGTGGTTGATTCAGAATTAATTTCACAAGGTATGTTATgactcttgtctttctcttttccTCATCCCTGTAAAAATATTCAGTGAAAATTATTCAAACAAGAATAGAGACTTAAGacatgaaaatttttgaaaatttttctaacattttgaaaTTTCTATGTGACAACACTACAGAATCGACTGGTCTGGTCGATCGAAGAGTattactgttcgatcggctgagaaTGAATATAGTGACAGTGCCTGGTCGATCGGCtcgtccagccgatcggctgacaaaaTGTGACAAAGAAGTTCTTACATAtggtgtccgatcggctagcaaatgctcttcgatcggctggcaaactTATGCACAGAAATCTAAGTGTGTAAAGAATACTATCCTTTCAACAAGTAATGCTGCCCTATTGACTAAGGTTAGCAATTCCTGTTCGAttggctggtccagccgatcggctggcacattgctgttcgatcggctggtctagtcgatcggctgacaatgttgtc of Helianthus annuus cultivar XRQ/B chromosome 1, HanXRQr2.0-SUNRISE, whole genome shotgun sequence contains these proteins:
- the LOC110883797 gene encoding nucleolar and coiled-body phosphoprotein 1-like, which encodes MGHRKGAYDEVADYIMNMITSLVLNRRYNISQVIFEYMKENCEAGADNYIMYPRFIMMLLNDKIKDLPKDCEDVMEMSVVNKTTIGRITKDKDEKTKQMICRIKDKAYVAPENDKWRHDDSNSDNEDSKMNEMVEKKTRWWHVRNGKRKRTPKSSPAVVIPKEGEKGSSREPQQKLIDETVLEPSVVIEQGADLLKQSLESYLKKNEEIAAQQAQGTSVHAEKVTRVQPETEALRSSSDGDSEATQSESELIPETVGKGKVQLKKRPSKKQKGSDEEDSPYDPEKSKKQRKKRKAAPVGKEKSPSVDVPKEPEVKAKEVPVVGTEKKTGDDDYVEITGFRAASLKPVQQDIPQSSHQKVEDFNFDFDNIGSVTCIFLEDLPGKSDMFNDQAVKELIKKVKELEKEKAKAEEERDMLKSQINDLMEAHNKVVADWLKRRKE